The following are encoded together in the Ictalurus punctatus breed USDA103 chromosome 1, Coco_2.0, whole genome shotgun sequence genome:
- the gyg1b gene encoding glycogenin-1b isoform X2 yields the protein MRAVLQTLYDEVRLVDVLDSGDTAHLVMMQRPDLGVTFTKLHCWTLTHYSKCVFMDADTMVVANIDELFDREEFSAAPDPGWPDCFNSGVFVFRPSNETYGKLLEYCTEHGSFDGGDQGVLNGYFSDWATADIRKHLPFIYNMSSIAIYTYLPAFKQYGANAKVVHFLGKTKPWSYTYDTNQRRVRGNVQEASTHPGYLLEWWSLYSSCVLPLKHQEHGEEPFEFSVQQEEFQPQALPGPPPLSSAERKQRWEQGQADYMGMDSFENIEKKLAAFLK from the exons GGCAGTGCTTCAGACGCTGTATGATGAGGTCAGGCTGGTGGACGTGTTGGACAGTGGGGACACCGCGCACTTGGTCATGATGCAGAGACCAGACCTGGGAGTGACCTTCACTAAGCTCCACTGCTGGACGCTCACACACTACTCcaaatgtgtgtttatggacGCAGACACGATG GTGGTAGCGAACATTGATGAGCTGTTTGACAGAGAGGAGTTCTCAGCAGCTCCAGATCCCGGATGGCCCGACTGCTTCAACTCCGGGGTGTTCGTCTTCCGCCCCTCCAACGAGACCTACGGCAAACTCCTCGAGTACTGTACAGAGCACGGCAGTTTCGACG GTGGAGATCAGGGAGTTCTCAATGGGTACTTCAGTGACTGGGCCACAGCGGACATCAGAAAACACCTCCCGTTTATCTACAATATGAGCAGCATAGCAATCTACACTTACCTTCCTGCCTTTAAACA GTATGGCGCAAACGCCAAGGTGGTGCACTTCCTTGGTAAGACGAAGCCGTGGAGCTACACCTACGACACTAATCAGAGGAGAGTACGGGGGAACGTGCAGGAGGCCTCGACGCACCCTGGCTATCTCCTGGAGTGGTGGAGTCTTTACAGCAGCTGTGTGCTTCCCCTGAAGCACCAAGAACACGGTGAAGAGCCTTTCGAGTTCAGTGTTCAG CAGGAGGAGTTTCAGCCTCAGGCCCTGCCCGGCCCGCCTCCTCTCTCCTCAGCCGAGCGTAAACAGCGCTGGGAACAGGGCCAAGCCGACTACATGGGAATGGACTCTTTTGAGAACATCGAGAAAAAGCTTGCTGCTTTCCTTAAATAA